From a single Anaerolineales bacterium genomic region:
- a CDS encoding heme lyase CcmF/NrfE family subunit gives MLPEFGFGVLLVSFIVTIYSGVAAVYGVTNRSAALVESARRAQLLTFPLITISSIVLIYLLVNNRFDVAFVYEVTSKSMPTYLKVTAWWGGQAGSLLFWSWLLAVFTSAITLRKWDRDIEFLPWVIVVSAVTLAFFLGMIVFYENPFTRFWLVNGNVTPSMFSPSAVATVFSPQDGRGLNPLLRHPGMIIHPPMLYLGFVAYVVPFAFAIAALITGRTDDRWTRITRRWSLWAWLFLSFGLVLGGRWAYDVLGWGGYWGWDPVEIAAFMPWLTGTAFLHSVMIQEKRGMLKQWNMILIILTYALVIFGTFLTRSGVLSSVHSFANSPIGPFFMGFVTLTLVASIALLIWRWPLLQSETEMKSMLSREALFLLNNLLFISILVVCFWGVIYPLISELATGQKVTVGPPYYERATGPLFAGLLFLMAIAPLSAWGHSTIQTLGRALWKSFALAAVVTILLTFTYTQNIYALIGFFLVTLVLSATLHEFWRGTRARQKAQKENFFTALTSLMGRNRRRYGGYIIHISMALMAIGILGIEIFQKETQGTLSQGESLNIAQYTVTYRELASWESPGEGVNYTRSVVDIYENGIYLGQLAPRIDYYYDAQQNMTIPGQRSTFRDDLYILLIDWQPVSTIGATFKIYVNPLVNWLWIGSLLFLFGIIFAAWPDKDPADVPARRKVTRDNRQASAAD, from the coding sequence ATGCTCCCAGAATTTGGATTTGGCGTTTTATTAGTTAGTTTTATCGTTACCATATATAGCGGGGTTGCTGCGGTGTACGGCGTAACGAACAGATCGGCGGCATTGGTGGAAAGCGCCCGCCGCGCCCAATTGTTGACCTTCCCGTTGATCACGATCTCATCCATTGTGTTGATCTATCTGCTGGTCAACAACCGCTTCGATGTGGCTTTCGTCTATGAAGTGACCAGCAAAAGCATGCCCACCTACCTTAAAGTAACTGCCTGGTGGGGCGGGCAGGCAGGTTCGCTGCTTTTCTGGTCGTGGCTGCTGGCGGTGTTCACATCCGCCATTACCCTGCGCAAATGGGATCGCGACATCGAGTTCCTGCCCTGGGTGATCGTAGTCTCTGCCGTCACGCTGGCATTCTTCCTCGGCATGATCGTCTTCTATGAAAATCCCTTCACCCGCTTCTGGCTGGTCAACGGAAATGTGACACCGAGCATGTTCTCCCCATCCGCAGTCGCGACGGTATTCTCACCGCAAGATGGGCGGGGATTGAATCCGCTTCTGCGCCACCCGGGCATGATCATTCATCCCCCCATGCTTTATCTTGGCTTTGTCGCTTATGTGGTTCCCTTTGCGTTTGCCATTGCAGCGCTCATCACCGGTCGCACCGATGACCGCTGGACCCGTATCACACGCCGCTGGTCTTTGTGGGCGTGGCTGTTCCTGTCCTTCGGTCTCGTACTCGGCGGACGCTGGGCATATGATGTGCTCGGCTGGGGCGGCTACTGGGGCTGGGATCCGGTCGAGATCGCGGCGTTCATGCCCTGGCTGACCGGAACTGCCTTCCTGCATTCCGTAATGATCCAGGAAAAGCGAGGCATGCTCAAGCAATGGAACATGATCCTCATCATCCTGACGTATGCGCTGGTCATCTTCGGCACATTTCTTACACGCTCTGGCGTGCTTTCCTCGGTTCACTCCTTTGCGAACAGCCCGATCGGTCCATTCTTCATGGGTTTTGTCACACTGACACTGGTCGCCTCGATCGCTTTGCTGATCTGGCGCTGGCCCCTGCTACAAAGCGAGACAGAGATGAAATCCATGCTTTCACGCGAAGCATTGTTCCTGCTCAACAATCTGCTGTTCATCAGCATTCTCGTGGTGTGTTTCTGGGGTGTCATCTACCCGCTGATCTCAGAACTTGCCACCGGTCAAAAGGTGACGGTCGGTCCGCCTTATTATGAACGCGCGACGGGTCCGCTTTTCGCCGGTCTGCTCTTCCTGATGGCGATCGCTCCGCTCTCCGCATGGGGACACTCCACCATCCAAACGCTCGGACGCGCATTGTGGAAGTCCTTTGCTCTCGCCGCTGTCGTCACCATTTTACTGACCTTCACATACACGCAGAATATCTATGCCCTAATCGGGTTCTTCCTCGTGACTCTGGTCTTGTCCGCCACCCTGCATGAGTTCTGGCGCGGCACACGTGCCAGGCAAAAAGCACAGAAGGAGAATTTCTTTACCGCTCTCACCAGCCTGATGGGACGCAACCGCCGCCGCTATGGCGGATACATCATCCACATCAGCATGGCATTGATGGCAATTGGCATCCTGGGCATTGAAATCTTCCAGAAAGAGACGCAGGGAACCTTGTCACAGGGTGAGTCATTGAACATCGCCCAGTACACCGTCACCTACCGCGAACTGGCTTCGTGGGAAAGCCCCGGCGAAGGCGTGAACTATACCCGCTCGGTCGTGGACATTTACGAGAACGGCATTTATCTCGGTCAACTTGCCCCGCGCATCGACTATTACTATGATGCCCAGCAGAACATGACCATCCCCGGACAGCGTTCCACGTTCAGGGACGACCTGTACATCCTGTTGATCGATTGGCAGCCCGTTTCCACGATTGGCGCGACGTTCAAGATTTACGTCAACCCGTTGGTCAACTGGCTGTGGATCGGGAGCCTGCTCTTCCTGTTTGGGATCATCTTCGCCGCCTGGCCCGATAAAGATCCCGCAGACGTTCCCGCGCGCCGCAAAGTGACCCGGGATAACCGTCAGGCGAGCGCCGCGGATTAA
- a CDS encoding cytochrome c-type biogenesis protein CcmH, producing the protein MNKVFNRKSVRITFYVLLLLTLAFAATTVFAQDEITDDEVNAIAKQLYCPVCENTPLDVCPTEACRQWRELIRLQLSQGMTEAEIKQYFVDNYGGRVLAEPPRTGLNWLVYIIPPVMIVAGAFVLFRSFREWTKPRAVETGAGGDDEAEGPSLEKDDYVTRLEEELKKRK; encoded by the coding sequence ATGAACAAGGTTTTTAACAGGAAGTCAGTGCGCATTACGTTCTATGTATTGTTGCTCCTGACACTTGCTTTTGCCGCCACGACCGTATTCGCGCAGGACGAGATCACCGACGACGAAGTGAATGCGATCGCAAAGCAATTGTATTGCCCTGTCTGCGAGAATACGCCGCTGGATGTCTGCCCGACGGAGGCGTGCCGCCAGTGGCGGGAGTTGATCCGTTTGCAGCTTTCACAGGGAATGACCGAGGCGGAGATCAAGCAGTATTTTGTGGACAATTACGGCGGGCGTGTGCTGGCTGAGCCGCCGCGAACAGGGTTGAACTGGCTGGTGTATATCATCCCGCCGGTGATGATCGTCGCAGGCGCGTTCGTCTTATTCCGCTCGTTCCGGGAGTGGACAAAGCCCCGGGCTGTTGAAACAGGCGCGGGCGGAGATGACGAGGCGGAAGGTCCGTCGCTTGAAAAGGACGATTATGTTACCCGTCTCGAAGAAGAATTGAAAAAAAGGAAGTAA
- a CDS encoding TlpA disulfide reductase family protein: MIEPTTPKRGVPVWVQIIIWVFLIGLLVLVGITLTKRQQGTVQPGEKIPDFTLPLFSGYEYEERSEVNLSDFQGKLVVLNFWASWCKPCEQEAAELEEAWLFYQPRGDVIFLGADYVDTEPEARSYLRKFGISYPNGPDMGTKISQMFRIRGVPETYFIDQNGVLYYVKVGPFTSINEIKSIIDQKLP, from the coding sequence ATGATAGAACCAACGACCCCAAAACGCGGTGTACCAGTTTGGGTACAGATCATCATCTGGGTCTTTCTGATCGGTCTGCTCGTGCTAGTGGGAATTACGCTGACGAAACGCCAGCAAGGGACGGTGCAACCGGGCGAAAAAATCCCCGATTTTACTTTGCCGTTGTTCAGCGGATATGAATATGAAGAGCGGAGCGAAGTGAATCTCTCCGATTTTCAAGGCAAGCTGGTGGTTTTGAACTTCTGGGCTTCATGGTGCAAGCCTTGCGAACAGGAAGCCGCCGAACTCGAGGAAGCCTGGCTGTTTTACCAGCCGCGCGGTGATGTGATCTTCCTCGGCGCGGATTATGTGGATACCGAACCGGAAGCGCGTTCGTACTTGAGGAAGTTCGGCATTTCGTATCCCAACGGTCCCGATATGGGGACGAAGATCTCGCAAATGTTCCGCATCCGCGGCGTGCCTGAGACGTATTTCATTGACCAGAACGGCGTGCTTTATTATGTGAAGGTCGGTCCGTTCACATCCATCAATGAAATAAAATCCATCATTGACCAAAAACTCCCTTAA
- a CDS encoding zinc ribbon domain-containing protein — protein sequence MELGSIFLILAVLVGVGVYLYAPFTKRARRYGTEAAHEISALQAERDRVINSLQELDFDYKLGKIPAEDYPDQRSALLKKGSDILRKLDELVPASSSTKDAESRIEKAAASKRADSSAKDAEVNDDDLESMIAARRKQHKSKAAGFCPKCGKPVLVSDKFCPSCGKALK from the coding sequence ATGGAATTAGGTTCTATCTTTCTCATTCTGGCTGTACTGGTTGGCGTGGGTGTATATCTGTACGCTCCGTTCACAAAACGCGCGCGCCGTTATGGCACGGAAGCCGCTCATGAAATTTCGGCGCTGCAAGCCGAACGCGACCGCGTGATCAATTCGCTGCAGGAACTGGATTTCGATTACAAGCTTGGGAAGATTCCCGCGGAGGATTATCCTGATCAGCGTTCTGCGCTTTTGAAAAAAGGCTCGGACATCCTGCGCAAACTCGATGAACTTGTGCCTGCTTCATCATCCACCAAGGATGCCGAGTCGCGCATCGAAAAGGCTGCCGCTTCAAAACGCGCGGACTCATCCGCAAAAGATGCGGAGGTCAACGATGACGACCTCGAATCGATGATCGCCGCGCGGCGCAAACAGCATAAGAGCAAAGCGGCGGGGTTCTGCCCGAAATGCGGCAAGCCCGTGCTCGTCTCCGATAAATTCTGTCCCTCCTGCGGGAAGGCTTTAAAGTAA
- a CDS encoding c-type cytochrome: MKLRHIITLAISAIFLSACNMTLAADVTPPPNYVPPTPIPTLGPSYPASAPNIANGEVIYAEKCAPCHGVTGLGDGEQGKQLPVTVIPIGLPETAQKASPLKWYTTVTQGNIDRFMPPFASLTEQERWDVVAYAFTLHTTEQQVETGRSIFEQACADCDNVFSNQEMMSALSPDAIVRMIREGAGDIPAFGADLNDDEAYAVAAYVRTLTFAPPAALAVESPAETPVPAAAETPSAQETTETEEQAETESEAEDVTTETAEEVEEVDPVVETASAGTVSGLIENRTGRDLPPGLNITLRGYDHGMDPSAGPQEILTLESEVNADGSYAFDDLEIFERQIFIAELEVDGLQYQSEFAVVPADATELTLPTIVVYATTEDFSDLQINSLQIFFDLASEGTAQVFAVYTITNVGDQTVLVNMGDGQSVPFIAFPEGASGLGYEATQDSAPFIPTATGFAMPPNDTPYGLIAFSSLPKTNEIDISQPALLPIGEVYLFLPEGVDATGATLTDNGIQAIQNTNFHVYTASAFNKGENLDFKLTGRPTNTAVAPNPLQNQTLLLGIGAFGIALVLAGAWMYMRDRNKVEEDEEEFEEEEESGQDEFEDSESIVDAIIVLDDLHRTGKLSDEAYKQRRAELKALLKRKTQ, from the coding sequence ATGAAACTACGCCACATCATTACTTTAGCAATTAGCGCGATCTTTCTCTCCGCCTGCAACATGACGCTTGCGGCGGATGTCACTCCCCCTCCCAATTACGTTCCGCCCACGCCCATCCCAACACTGGGACCGTCATATCCAGCCAGCGCGCCGAACATCGCAAACGGAGAGGTGATCTATGCCGAAAAATGCGCGCCCTGTCACGGCGTTACAGGTTTGGGCGACGGCGAGCAGGGCAAACAACTTCCCGTTACCGTCATCCCCATTGGCTTGCCAGAAACCGCACAAAAAGCATCCCCCCTCAAATGGTACACCACCGTCACACAGGGCAACATCGACCGCTTCATGCCGCCCTTTGCCAGCCTCACCGAACAGGAACGCTGGGACGTGGTCGCATACGCTTTCACACTCCACACCACCGAGCAACAGGTCGAGACGGGACGGTCTATTTTCGAGCAAGCCTGCGCCGACTGTGACAACGTATTCAGCAATCAGGAAATGATGTCGGCGCTTTCGCCTGATGCGATCGTCCGCATGATACGCGAAGGCGCGGGGGACATCCCCGCCTTTGGAGCGGACTTGAACGATGATGAAGCCTACGCCGTGGCGGCGTACGTCCGTACGTTGACCTTTGCGCCTCCCGCCGCGCTCGCAGTTGAATCTCCAGCTGAGACTCCTGTCCCCGCTGCGGCAGAAACGCCGTCCGCGCAGGAGACGACCGAGACGGAGGAACAGGCTGAAACAGAGTCCGAAGCGGAAGATGTCACAACTGAAACCGCCGAAGAAGTGGAAGAAGTCGATCCTGTTGTGGAAACCGCCAGCGCGGGCACCGTCAGCGGATTGATCGAGAACCGCACAGGCAGAGACCTGCCGCCCGGTCTCAACATCACTCTGCGCGGCTACGACCATGGCATGGATCCCAGCGCCGGACCGCAGGAGATCCTCACGCTCGAAAGCGAAGTGAACGCTGATGGAAGTTACGCCTTCGATGATCTTGAAATATTCGAACGGCAGATCTTTATCGCCGAACTCGAAGTGGACGGGTTGCAGTACCAATCCGAGTTTGCGGTCGTGCCGGCGGATGCAACCGAACTGACACTGCCGACCATCGTTGTGTATGCCACCACCGAAGATTTCAGCGATCTGCAGATCAATTCCCTTCAAATTTTCTTTGACCTTGCCAGCGAAGGCACGGCGCAGGTCTTCGCGGTCTATACCATCACAAATGTCGGCGACCAAACCGTGCTTGTCAACATGGGTGACGGTCAGAGCGTGCCGTTCATCGCCTTCCCCGAAGGCGCCAGCGGACTTGGGTACGAAGCCACACAAGACAGTGCGCCGTTCATCCCCACCGCTACCGGTTTTGCCATGCCGCCCAACGACACACCGTACGGCTTGATCGCGTTCTCGTCCCTGCCGAAGACAAACGAAATCGATATTTCCCAGCCCGCACTGTTGCCGATCGGAGAGGTCTATCTCTTCCTGCCAGAAGGCGTGGATGCCACCGGCGCCACGCTGACGGATAACGGCATCCAAGCCATCCAGAATACCAACTTTCACGTGTACACCGCCAGTGCGTTCAACAAAGGCGAAAACCTTGATTTCAAACTGACGGGCAGACCGACAAACACCGCGGTCGCTCCCAATCCGCTTCAGAACCAGACCCTGCTGCTTGGCATCGGCGCCTTTGGCATTGCACTTGTGCTGGCTGGCGCATGGATGTACATGCGCGACAGGAACAAGGTGGAAGAGGACGAAGAAGAATTTGAAGAAGAGGAAGAAAGCGGACAGGACGAATTCGAAGACTCTGAATCCATTGTGGATGCGATCATCGTACTCGACGACCTGCACCGCACAGGCAAACTCTCTGATGAAGCCTACAAACAGCGCCGCGCCGAACTGAAGGCATTGTTGAAGAGAAAAACTCAATGA
- the ccmA gene encoding heme ABC exporter ATP-binding protein CcmA has translation MIEVKKLVKRFGLKTILRGVDFNVQPGEFVALLGPNGAGKTTFLRILASLSRPSLGSVKVAGHSLPNDSAQVRARLGVVSHLPLLYPDLTAEENLQFYARMYGLVDFAPRITEVLQMVGLEARRKDLVRTFSRGMQQRLAIGRAVIHDPEVVLFDEPYTGLDQDASEMLDEVLRSVAAKGRTVVMTSHDLARAEDLATRFDILSRGVIAASATRSDFKDTNLLDFYKKALAV, from the coding sequence ATGATCGAAGTTAAAAAGCTTGTCAAACGCTTCGGCTTGAAGACCATCCTGCGCGGTGTGGATTTTAACGTCCAACCCGGGGAATTTGTGGCGCTGCTCGGACCGAACGGGGCAGGCAAAACCACCTTCCTGCGAATTCTCGCTTCGCTCTCCCGCCCCAGCCTGGGAAGCGTTAAAGTGGCAGGACACTCACTCCCAAACGATTCGGCGCAAGTCCGCGCGAGGCTGGGCGTGGTTTCGCACCTGCCCCTGCTCTACCCCGACCTAACCGCCGAGGAAAATCTGCAATTCTACGCGCGCATGTACGGGCTTGTGGATTTCGCCCCGCGCATCACGGAAGTCCTGCAAATGGTCGGGCTGGAGGCGCGGCGCAAGGATCTCGTCCGCACCTTCTCGCGCGGCATGCAGCAACGCCTCGCCATCGGCAGGGCGGTCATCCACGACCCGGAGGTGGTCCTGTTCGATGAACCCTACACCGGGCTGGATCAGGATGCATCCGAAATGCTGGATGAAGTTCTGCGCTCTGTCGCCGCCAAGGGACGCACCGTGGTCATGACTTCCCACGACCTCGCCCGCGCCGAAGACCTTGCCACCCGTTTCGACATCCTTTCGCGCGGGGTGATCGCCGCATCCGCAACGCGCAGCGATTTCAAAGACACAAACCTGCTCGATTTTTACAAGAAAGCACTGGCGGTCTGA
- a CDS encoding heme exporter protein CcmB, with amino-acid sequence MSNIPITATKTADKDKQAITAKPSFLKAVMAIVQKDLSAEFRSRELLSAMLVFSMLVILIFNFALELNIEVRKSVAAGVLWTTFAFAGTLGLNRSMAVEKDRGCMDGLLLAPVDRSAIFFGKAISNLAFMLIVEAIVIPLYALLYNETRIFQLDFLLIILLGSIGYIAVGTLLSAMSVQTRTRDVLLPILLFPVAVPVLLASVKASGGLIEGATFAEILTPFNLLLAYDVIFIAVAFMVFDFVVEE; translated from the coding sequence ATGTCCAATATTCCCATCACCGCAACCAAAACCGCCGATAAGGACAAGCAGGCAATCACTGCCAAGCCGTCCTTCCTCAAAGCCGTTATGGCAATCGTTCAGAAGGACCTTTCTGCCGAATTCCGCTCGCGCGAACTGCTCTCCGCCATGCTGGTCTTTTCCATGCTGGTCATCCTCATCTTCAACTTCGCATTGGAATTGAACATCGAAGTGCGGAAATCCGTCGCCGCAGGCGTGTTGTGGACGACCTTTGCTTTTGCAGGTACGCTCGGTCTCAACCGCTCGATGGCGGTCGAAAAGGACCGCGGTTGCATGGACGGGCTGCTGCTTGCCCCCGTGGACCGCTCGGCGATCTTCTTCGGCAAAGCCATCAGCAATCTTGCCTTCATGTTGATCGTGGAGGCGATCGTCATTCCGTTATACGCCCTGCTGTATAACGAAACCCGCATCTTCCAACTGGATTTCCTGCTCATCATCCTGCTCGGCTCGATCGGGTACATAGCGGTCGGCACATTGCTCTCCGCCATGTCCGTGCAAACGCGCACACGGGATGTGCTCCTGCCAATTCTGCTTTTCCCTGTGGCAGTGCCCGTCCTGTTGGCTTCCGTCAAAGCCAGCGGCGGTCTGATCGAAGGCGCAACATTCGCCGAGATACTCACACCCTTCAACCTGCTGCTCGCCTACGACGTGATCTTCATTGCCGTTGCTTTCATGGTCTTTGATTTTGTGGTCGAGGAATAA
- the ccsA gene encoding cytochrome c biogenesis protein CcsA, giving the protein MQSKPIALTVLDVLAVIALGVATYFALVFAPTEQIMGQVQRVFYFHVGTAWVGMLGFILAAVAGIVYLVTKDMKWDRFQVAAVEISTMFFFITIVLGSIWARPAWNTWWTWDPRLTTAAVTELIYVAYFMLRAGIEDPEKRARFGAVYTLLGGISVPITFMAIRLFRTIHPVVIGNESAAAQGGFSMSGDMVTAMLVSFAAFTIIFIDLMWHRVRLSGLQEKVEQLKLKVSM; this is encoded by the coding sequence ATGCAATCCAAACCCATTGCGCTCACTGTGCTTGATGTCCTTGCCGTCATCGCGCTTGGTGTCGCTACCTACTTCGCCCTCGTCTTCGCACCCACCGAACAGATCATGGGGCAGGTCCAGCGTGTCTTTTACTTCCATGTCGGCACGGCATGGGTCGGCATGCTCGGCTTCATCCTTGCCGCAGTGGCAGGCATCGTCTACCTTGTCACGAAAGATATGAAGTGGGACCGCTTCCAGGTCGCTGCGGTGGAGATCAGTACCATGTTCTTCTTCATCACCATTGTGCTCGGTTCCATCTGGGCGCGCCCCGCCTGGAACACCTGGTGGACGTGGGACCCGCGCCTCACCACCGCCGCCGTCACGGAGCTCATCTACGTCGCCTATTTCATGCTCCGCGCAGGCATCGAAGACCCCGAAAAACGCGCACGCTTCGGCGCAGTGTACACCCTGCTGGGCGGAATCAGCGTCCCGATCACCTTCATGGCGATCCGCCTCTTCCGCACCATCCATCCCGTGGTCATCGGCAATGAAAGCGCCGCAGCACAGGGCGGTTTCAGCATGAGCGGCGACATGGTCACTGCCATGTTGGTTTCCTTTGCCGCCTTCACCATCATCTTCATCGACCTGATGTGGCACCGCGTCCGCCTCAGCGGCTTGCAGGAAAAGGTCGAACAACTCAAACTCAAAGTTTCGATGTAA
- a CDS encoding (Fe-S)-binding protein: MLTLVEKILFIIFTIASLYFTYKGVMRIIGHISSGQGKIDWSLAWKRIGDLIVKVALFQPVFRFRLWTSILHALIGWGFLSFLLINLADLIYAYTGWRLLDNTGRFGDVYRLIADIANVAIIVGILAMAFRRFILRPSNLSTRETTLLHPKARFGILRDSAIVATFIFVHNAARFLGESFNLALAGHADSWQPSISAVSTLWSGVDANVLIAGEHIAFWLSIGAVVAFLPYFPYSKHIHLFFAPLNFALKPERKSIGELGYINLDDQSIEQFGAATMKDLGWEQIMDSYACIMCFRCQEVCPAYTTGKLLSPAALEINKRYHFNNGGTTDVAMTELISEEAVWACTSCGACVDICPVGNEPMRDILDIRRNLSMMESAFPKQLETAFKGMERNANPWNVSQADRMKWAEGMNVPTIEQNGEPEILWWVGCAPATDSRAQKTAQAFAKILNTAGVNYAVLGNNEACTGDSARRAGREDIFFGLASQNVEILNEVAPKRIVTTCPHCLHTIKNEYPAFGGNYQAIHHTQLINELVGAGKISMNLEGDNMKITFHDPCYLGRHNKVTDAPRDALKSAGVETVEMPRNGAKSFCCGAGGAQMWKEEEEGSARVNVTRFKEAQSTGADMVAVGCPFCLTMMTDAAKDGGSEIQVKDVAEIVAERLKT, translated from the coding sequence ATGCTCACCCTTGTAGAAAAGATACTCTTCATCATTTTCACCATCGCATCCCTCTATTTCACCTACAAAGGTGTGATGCGCATCATCGGTCACATCTCCAGCGGGCAGGGGAAAATCGATTGGTCGCTCGCCTGGAAACGCATCGGGGATTTGATCGTCAAAGTGGCGTTGTTCCAGCCCGTCTTTCGCTTCCGCCTCTGGACCTCGATCCTGCATGCGCTGATCGGCTGGGGCTTTCTCTCCTTCCTACTCATCAACCTCGCGGATCTGATCTACGCCTACACGGGCTGGCGTCTGCTCGATAACACGGGGCGTTTCGGGGATGTGTATCGCTTGATCGCGGACATTGCCAACGTCGCCATCATCGTCGGGATTCTGGCGATGGCGTTCCGCCGCTTCATTCTCCGACCATCGAACCTGTCCACACGTGAGACGACTTTGCTTCACCCCAAAGCCCGCTTCGGCATCCTGCGCGATTCAGCGATCGTGGCGACGTTCATCTTCGTCCACAATGCGGCGCGGTTCCTGGGCGAGTCATTCAATTTGGCGTTGGCAGGTCACGCTGACAGTTGGCAGCCAAGCATCTCAGCCGTATCAACTTTATGGTCCGGCGTGGATGCGAATGTTTTAATCGCAGGGGAACACATCGCATTCTGGCTGTCCATTGGCGCGGTGGTCGCGTTCCTTCCATACTTCCCGTATTCAAAACATATCCATTTATTCTTTGCGCCGTTGAATTTTGCGCTCAAGCCCGAACGAAAATCCATCGGCGAATTGGGATATATCAATCTCGATGACCAGTCCATCGAGCAGTTTGGCGCGGCGACGATGAAAGACCTGGGCTGGGAGCAGATCATGGACAGTTACGCCTGTATCATGTGCTTCCGCTGTCAGGAGGTCTGCCCGGCGTATACCACAGGGAAATTGCTCTCGCCTGCTGCGTTGGAGATCAATAAACGTTATCACTTCAACAATGGCGGTACGACCGATGTGGCGATGACCGAGTTGATCAGCGAAGAAGCCGTGTGGGCGTGTACGTCGTGCGGCGCGTGCGTGGACATTTGTCCCGTTGGCAATGAGCCGATGCGCGACATTCTCGATATTCGCCGCAATCTATCCATGATGGAAAGCGCCTTCCCGAAGCAATTGGAGACGGCGTTCAAAGGCATGGAGCGCAATGCCAACCCGTGGAATGTCTCGCAGGCAGACCGCATGAAATGGGCGGAAGGCATGAACGTGCCGACCATCGAACAAAACGGCGAACCTGAAATTTTATGGTGGGTTGGCTGTGCGCCTGCAACTGATTCGCGTGCTCAGAAAACCGCGCAAGCCTTTGCGAAAATTTTGAACACAGCGGGAGTCAATTATGCGGTGCTGGGTAACAACGAAGCCTGTACAGGAGATTCCGCTCGCCGCGCGGGACGTGAAGATATTTTCTTCGGCTTGGCTTCACAGAACGTGGAAATCTTGAACGAAGTTGCACCGAAACGCATCGTGACGACTTGTCCGCATTGTTTGCATACCATCAAAAATGAATACCCTGCCTTTGGCGGGAATTATCAGGCCATTCACCATACGCAATTGATCAATGAATTGGTCGGCGCGGGAAAGATTTCGATGAACTTGGAAGGCGACAATATGAAGATCACCTTCCATGACCCGTGTTATTTGGGGCGGCATAACAAGGTCACGGATGCGCCGCGCGATGCGTTGAAATCCGCTGGCGTGGAAACGGTGGAGATGCCGCGCAATGGAGCCAAGTCCTTCTGCTGTGGCGCGGGCGGCGCACAGATGTGGAAGGAAGAAGAGGAAGGCTCGGCGCGTGTGAACGTGACCCGCTTCAAGGAAGCCCAATCTACAGGCGCGGACATGGTGGCGGTGGGATGTCCGTTCTGTTTGACGATGATGACCGATGCCGCGAAGGATGGCGGCAGTGAGATTCAGGTCAAGGATGTGGCGGAGATCGTGGCGGAGCGGTTGAAGACCTAG